The Synchiropus splendidus isolate RoL2022-P1 chromosome 1, RoL_Sspl_1.0, whole genome shotgun sequence genome includes a window with the following:
- the si:zfos-911d5.4 gene encoding uncharacterized protein si:zfos-911d5.4 translates to MLQLGSLFTLSPRASENSPGQSRQQTLPEFVLHIRKVTGLSKENVYCNLRLPDQFQAIKDDISIILVAGQGLYCIDVKLWRGKVSAHNLKWHIQVQERDQCISNTSIEQTEDPLKAILEKTANVCGHLRRNGVSVHQNQVFPKVVFLSEDCQLDEELEKKTELIPHNQIDSFLRSLQAGYIGWISDALTPSWLSGHLSYRQMESVRGVLKKVGTWDLMQLRSGEQLRGDYQGCQYIAVNRQDTDILEFSGVKTLSTDSLWALLGHNPQVTAKLYKRGSPGWLGKTVTASTTISSSTFVVFKISGEEADSKIPAGSIHSITLSI, encoded by the exons ATGCTTCAGCTCGGAAGTTTGTTTACTCTCAGCCCGAGAGCTTCAGAAAATTCCCCAGGCCAGAGTCGACAACAAACGCTACCTGAATTCGTGCTACATATCAG gaaagTCACTGGGCTGAGTAAGGAGAATGTTTACTGTAACCTGCGGCTACCAGACCAGTTCCAGGCAATTAAAGATGACATCAGCATTATTCTTGTAGCGG GGCAAGGCCTCTACTGTATAGATGTCAAACTCTGGAGAGGGAAGGTCTCAGCTCACAACCTAAAGTGGCACATCCAAGTGCAAGAACGTGACCAATGCATCAGCAACACGAGCATCGAGCAGACAGAAGATCCTCTCAAAGCCATCCTG GAAAAGACAGCAAATGTATGTGGGCACCTGAGAAGGAACGGTGTGTCTGTGCATCAGAACCAGGTCTTTCCCAAAGTCGTCTTTCTCTCTGAAGACTGCCAACTAGATGAGGAGCTTGAGAAAAAGACAGAGCTGATCCCTCACAACCAAATAGACAGCTTCCTCAGGTCTCTCCAGGCAGGTTACATTGGCTGGATATCGGATGCCCTCACCCCCTCCTGGCTCTCTG GTCATCTGTCATACAGACAAATGGAGTCGGTGCGCGGGGTCCTGAAGAAAGTGGGAACTTGGGATCTGATGCAGCTTCGTTCGGGCGAGCAGCTGAGAGGAGACTACCAGGGCTGCCAGTATATCGCTGTCAACCGTCAGGACACGGACATACTTGAGTTCTCCGGAGTCAAGACTCTGTCCACTGACTCCCTGTGGGCCCTGCTGGGTCACAATCCTCAG GTCACCGCCAAACTATACAAGCGTGGCTCCCCCGGCTGGCTGGGTAAGACCGTGACCgcttccaccaccatctcctccaGCACCTTTGTCGTCTTCAAGATCAGTGGAGAGGAGGCGGATTCCAAAATTCCCGCTGGTTCTATTCACAGCATCACACTCAGCATATGA
- the bub3 gene encoding mitotic checkpoint protein BUB3 isoform X1, translating into MTAANEYKLNQTPEDGISAVKFSPSASQFLLVSSWDCTVRLYDVANNTMRMKYQHTAPVLDCAFYDPTHAWSGGLDAQIKTHDLNTDQDTIVGTHDAPIRCVEYCPEVNVMVTGSWDKSVRVWDPRTPCHAGTFSLPEKVYTLSVAGDRLIVGTAGRRVLVWDLRNMGYVQQRRESSLKYQTRCIRAFPNKQGYVLSSIEGRVAVEYLDLSQEVQKKKYAFKCHRLKEEGIEHVYPVNAISFHSVHNTFATGGSDGFVNIWDPFNKKRLCQFHRYPTSIASLSFNNDGTLLAIAASYMYEKGDISHPEDSIVIRQVTDAETKPNADSDSPITGRDWTGSGTNRSLFQPPEQKTTLGQNG; encoded by the exons ATGACGGCCGCCAATGAGTACAAACTGAACCAGACGCCGGAGGATGGCATCTCGGCTGTAAAGTTTAGTCCCAGTGCATCCCAGTTCCTGCTGGTTTCGTCCTGGGACTGCACTGTTCGTCTCTATGATGTTGCAAACAACACGATGCGGATGAAGTACCAGCACACTGCACCGGTTCTTGATTGTGCTTTCTAT gaTCCAACACACGCTTGGAGTGGAGGTTTGGATGCTCAGATAAAAACACATGACTTGAACACAGACCAAG ACACAATAGTGGGAACACATGACGCCCCTATTCGTTGTGTGGAATATTGCCCCGAAGTTAACGTAATGGTTACGGGCAGCTGGGACAAGTCAGTTCGTGTTTGGGATCCACGCACACCATGCCATGCTGGAACATTTAGTCTGCCAGAGAAG GTGTACACACTGTCAGTGGCAGGAGACAGGCTGATTGTTGGCACCGCTGGTAGACGTGTCCTGGTGTGGGATCTGAGAAACATGGGCTATGTCCAGCAAAGGCGAGAGTCCAGTCTAAAGTACCAGACACGTTGCATTCGAGCGTTCCCCAACAAGCAG GGCTACGTCCTCAGTTCAATCGAGGGTCGTGTCGCTGTGGAGTACCTGGACTTGAGCCAGGAGgttcagaagaagaagtacGCCTTTAAATGCCACCgactgaaggaggaggggaTCGAACACGTTTACCCCGTCAATGCCATCTCGTTTCACAGCGTTCACAACACGTTTGCCACTG GTGGCTCCGACGGATTTGTGAATATCTGGGATCCGTTCAACAAGAAACGTCTCTGCCAGTTCCACCGCTACCCCACCAGCATCGCCTCGCTCTCCTTCAACAACGATGGCACCCTGCTCGCCATTGCAGCCTCTTACATGTACGAGAAGGGCGACATCAGCCACCCGGAGGACTCCATCGTAATTCGCCAAGTTACAGATGCTGAAACTAAGCCTAA TGCCGACTCTGATTCGCCGATCACTGGCAGGGATTGGACAGGAAGCGGAACGAACCGCTCTCTCTTCCAGCCTCCTGAGCAGAAGACAACACTTGGCCAAAATGGTTGA
- the bub3 gene encoding mitotic checkpoint protein BUB3 isoform X2, translated as MTAANEYKLNQTPEDGISAVKFSPSASQFLLVSSWDCTVRLYDVANNTMRMKYQHTAPVLDCAFYDPTHAWSGGLDAQIKTHDLNTDQDTIVGTHDAPIRCVEYCPEVNVMVTGSWDKSVRVWDPRTPCHAGTFSLPEKVYTLSVAGDRLIVGTAGRRVLVWDLRNMGYVQQRRESSLKYQTRCIRAFPNKQGYVLSSIEGRVAVEYLDLSQEVQKKKYAFKCHRLKEEGIEHVYPVNAISFHSVHNTFATGGSDGFVNIWDPFNKKRLCQFHRYPTSIASLSFNNDGTLLAIAASYMYEKGDISHPEDSIVIRQVTDAETKPKST; from the exons ATGACGGCCGCCAATGAGTACAAACTGAACCAGACGCCGGAGGATGGCATCTCGGCTGTAAAGTTTAGTCCCAGTGCATCCCAGTTCCTGCTGGTTTCGTCCTGGGACTGCACTGTTCGTCTCTATGATGTTGCAAACAACACGATGCGGATGAAGTACCAGCACACTGCACCGGTTCTTGATTGTGCTTTCTAT gaTCCAACACACGCTTGGAGTGGAGGTTTGGATGCTCAGATAAAAACACATGACTTGAACACAGACCAAG ACACAATAGTGGGAACACATGACGCCCCTATTCGTTGTGTGGAATATTGCCCCGAAGTTAACGTAATGGTTACGGGCAGCTGGGACAAGTCAGTTCGTGTTTGGGATCCACGCACACCATGCCATGCTGGAACATTTAGTCTGCCAGAGAAG GTGTACACACTGTCAGTGGCAGGAGACAGGCTGATTGTTGGCACCGCTGGTAGACGTGTCCTGGTGTGGGATCTGAGAAACATGGGCTATGTCCAGCAAAGGCGAGAGTCCAGTCTAAAGTACCAGACACGTTGCATTCGAGCGTTCCCCAACAAGCAG GGCTACGTCCTCAGTTCAATCGAGGGTCGTGTCGCTGTGGAGTACCTGGACTTGAGCCAGGAGgttcagaagaagaagtacGCCTTTAAATGCCACCgactgaaggaggaggggaTCGAACACGTTTACCCCGTCAATGCCATCTCGTTTCACAGCGTTCACAACACGTTTGCCACTG GTGGCTCCGACGGATTTGTGAATATCTGGGATCCGTTCAACAAGAAACGTCTCTGCCAGTTCCACCGCTACCCCACCAGCATCGCCTCGCTCTCCTTCAACAACGATGGCACCCTGCTCGCCATTGCAGCCTCTTACATGTACGAGAAGGGCGACATCAGCCACCCGGAGGACTCCATCGTAATTCGCCAAGTTACAGATGCTGAAACTAAGCCTAA GTCAACTTAA
- the bub3 gene encoding mitotic checkpoint protein BUB3 isoform X3 encodes MTAANEYKLNQTPEDGISAVKFSPSASQFLLVSSWDCTVRLYDVANNTMRMKYQHTAPVLDCAFYDPTHAWSGGLDAQIKTHDLNTDQDTIVGTHDAPIRCVEYCPEVNVMVTGSWDKSVRVWDPRTPCHAGTFSLPEKVYTLSVAGDRLIVGTAGRRVLVWDLRNMGYVQQRRESSLKYQTRCIRAFPNKQGYVLSSIEGRVAVEYLDLSQEVQKKKYAFKCHRLKEEGIEHVYPVNAISFHSVHNTFATGGSDGFVNIWDPFNKKRLCQFHRYPTSIASLSFNNDGTLLAIAASYMYEKGDISHPEDSIVIRQVTDAETKPK; translated from the exons ATGACGGCCGCCAATGAGTACAAACTGAACCAGACGCCGGAGGATGGCATCTCGGCTGTAAAGTTTAGTCCCAGTGCATCCCAGTTCCTGCTGGTTTCGTCCTGGGACTGCACTGTTCGTCTCTATGATGTTGCAAACAACACGATGCGGATGAAGTACCAGCACACTGCACCGGTTCTTGATTGTGCTTTCTAT gaTCCAACACACGCTTGGAGTGGAGGTTTGGATGCTCAGATAAAAACACATGACTTGAACACAGACCAAG ACACAATAGTGGGAACACATGACGCCCCTATTCGTTGTGTGGAATATTGCCCCGAAGTTAACGTAATGGTTACGGGCAGCTGGGACAAGTCAGTTCGTGTTTGGGATCCACGCACACCATGCCATGCTGGAACATTTAGTCTGCCAGAGAAG GTGTACACACTGTCAGTGGCAGGAGACAGGCTGATTGTTGGCACCGCTGGTAGACGTGTCCTGGTGTGGGATCTGAGAAACATGGGCTATGTCCAGCAAAGGCGAGAGTCCAGTCTAAAGTACCAGACACGTTGCATTCGAGCGTTCCCCAACAAGCAG GGCTACGTCCTCAGTTCAATCGAGGGTCGTGTCGCTGTGGAGTACCTGGACTTGAGCCAGGAGgttcagaagaagaagtacGCCTTTAAATGCCACCgactgaaggaggaggggaTCGAACACGTTTACCCCGTCAATGCCATCTCGTTTCACAGCGTTCACAACACGTTTGCCACTG GTGGCTCCGACGGATTTGTGAATATCTGGGATCCGTTCAACAAGAAACGTCTCTGCCAGTTCCACCGCTACCCCACCAGCATCGCCTCGCTCTCCTTCAACAACGATGGCACCCTGCTCGCCATTGCAGCCTCTTACATGTACGAGAAGGGCGACATCAGCCACCCGGAGGACTCCATCGTAATTCGCCAAGTTACAGATGCTGAAACTAAGCCTAAGTGA
- the hmx3b gene encoding homeobox protein HMX3-B produces MADVDVQETRQPAKDSPFSIKNLLNIEDKPDKPKSLVASSEGVFEGNFFSRLGDIAFPRFELPAQRIGLSAQYLERASAWWYPYTLGAHLRSAGSEKAPKEQQAAVLERRSPDQPRSDDVKDESADEDITLDESDSEEPKKEDTQEDDWRRKEDELDSDKKPCRKKKTRTVFSRSQVFQLESTFDIKRYLSSSERAGLAASLHLTETQVKIWFQNRRNKWKRQLAAELEAANLSNATAQRIVRVPILYHESGAPDTSAGPGRNSPGSHSVLAFPHHMYYSHSVPLLRPV; encoded by the exons ATGGCAGACGTTGATGTGCAAGAGACGCGACAGCCCGCCAAAGACTCGCCGTTCTCCATCAAGAACCTGCTGAACATCGAGGATAAGCCCGACAAGCCGAAAAGCTTGGTCGCCTCGTCCGAAGGAGTGTTTGAGGGCAACTTCTTTTCCCGGCTGGGCGACATCGCCTTCCCTCGTTTCGAGCTGCCTGCTCAGAGAATCGGACTATCCGCGCAGTATCTGGAGAGAGCATCCGCCTGGTGGTACCCCTACACTCTCGGGGCTCACCTGAGGAGCGCAG GCTCTGAGAAGGCCCCGAAAGAGCAGCAGGCTGCGGTGCTGGAGAGGCGCTCACCGGATCAACCAAGAAGCGATGACGTTAAAGATGAGAGCGCGGATGAAGATATCACCTTGGACGAAAGTGACAGCGAGGAACCAAAGAAAGAGGACACGCAGGAGGACGAttggagaagaaaagaagacgAACTGGACTCGGACAAGAAGCCGTGCCGGAAGAAAAAGACCCGCACCGTGTTTTCCCGGAGTCAGGTCTTCCAGCTGGAGTCCACCTTTGACATCAAACGGTACTTGAGTAGCTCGGAAAGGGCGGGTCTGGCGGCGTCCCTCCACCTGACGGAGACCCAGGTCAAGATATGGTTTCAGAATCGGAGAAACAAGTGGAAACGGCAGCTGGCGGCCGAGCTGGAAGCGGCCAATCTGAGCAACGCGACGGCCCAGAGGATAGTGCGGGTCCCCATACTGTACCACGAGAGCGGGGCGCCAGACACGAGCGCGGGTCCTGGTAGGAACTCGCCCGGGAGCCACTCCGTCCTCGCGTTTCCCCACCACATGTACTATTCCCACTCAGTGCCGCTGCTGAGGCCAGTTTAA
- the acadsb gene encoding short/branched chain specific acyl-CoA dehydrogenase, mitochondrial: MAASLVRTLSKSCGQFCRSWGRNQMVWRSKSTSPVAEMHSEPILGSISFPPLQTYSDEERMMKDAVQKYAQERIAPWVAKMDEQSHMENDVIKSLFEQGLMGIEIDPEYGGTGSSFFSSILVIEELAKVDPSVAVLCDIQNTLINTLFAKLGTAAQKEQYLSRLSTDMVGSFCLSEAESGSDAFSLKTRADKHKDYFIINGSKLWISNAEHAGVFLVMANVDLSAGYKGITCFIVDRDTEGLEICKKENKLGLRASSTCPLNFDNVKVPEKNILGQIGHGYKYAIGMLNEGRIGIAAQMLGLAQGCFDHTIPYTRQRVQFGKRIFDFQGMQHQIAHVATQIEAARLLTYNAARLKEAGRPFIKEACMAKYFTAEVATLTTSKCVEWMGGVGFTKDYPIEKYYRDCKIGTIYEGTTNVQLSTIAKFIDKEYDH, translated from the exons ATGGCTGCATCTCTGGTCAGGACGCTATCAAAA TCTTGCGGGCAATTCTGTCGGTCATGGGGTCGGAACCAGATGGTGTGGAGGAGCAAGTCCACCAGTCCTGTCGCAGAAATGCACTCAGAACCCATACTTGGCTCAATCTCCTTTCCACCTCTGCAAACCTACTCAGACGaggagaggatgatgaaggacgCAG TTCAGAAGTACGCACAAGAGAGGATTGCACCCTGGGTGGCAAAGATGGATGAACAGTCTCACATGGAGAACGACGTGATCAAGTCTTTATTTGAACAGGGT CTCATGGGGATTGAGATTGACCCAGAATATGGAGGAACTGGCTCCAGCTTCTTCAGCTCCATCCTGGTCATTGAGGAGCTGGCAAAGGTGGATCCCTCGGTGGCTGTGCTCTGTGACATCCAGAACACGCTGATCAACACGTTGTTCGCCAAGCTAGGTACCGCCGCGCAGAAGGAGCAGTACCTCAGCAGGTTGTCGACTGATATG GTGGGCAGCTTTTGCCTCTCTGAAGCCGAGTCTGGAAGTGATGCTTTCTCTCTGAAGACCCGTGCTGATAAACACAAAGACTACTTCATTATCAACGGGTCAAAGTTGTGGATCAGTAATGCAGAGCATGCAGGAGTGTTCCTGGTCATGGCCAACGTTGACCTGTCTGCT GGATACAAAGGCATCACCTGCTTCATCGTGGACCGGGATACGGAGGGTCTTGAGAtatgcaaaaaagaaaacaagcttGGCCTCCGTGCATCCTCCACCTGCCCACTCAACTTTGATAATGTTAAG GTACCGGAGAAAAATATTTTGGGCCAGATTGGTCATGGATACAAGTATGCCATTGGGATGCTGAACGAGGGGAGGATTGGAATTGCTGCACAG ATGTTGGGCCTGGCTCAGGGCTGCTTTGACCACACCATCCCATACACAAGACAGAGAGTGCAGTTTGGCAAACGTATTTTTGACTTCCAG GGAATGCAGCACCAGATCGCTCACGTAGCAACACAAATCGAAGCAGCTCGTCTCTTGACGTACAATGCTGCTCGTTTGAAGGAAGCTGGCAGACCTTTCATCAAAGAGGCTTGTATGGCCAAGTACTTCACTGCAGAG GTTGCAACATTAACAACATCTAAATGTGTCGAGTGGATGGGAGGAGTTGGCTTTACTAAAGATTACCCCATTGAGAAATACTACAGAGACTGTAAAATTG GTACCATCTATGAGGGGACCACTAATGTGCAGCTGTCCACCATAGCAAAGTTCATCGATAAGGAGTACGACCACTGA
- the LOC128748545 gene encoding L-seryl-tRNA(Sec) kinase isoform X1, translating to MAEVESRRDDPAPVCICVLCGLPAAGKSTLSRAVSRGAAKFGWRATVVTYDDLIPDPAFLTELPVNPVDLQEPQTQWKSQRQAVLHCIEQFLKNPRVFPEFPGGCQFMGSNPRTPSERVYHLDEAPILLLLDDNFYYPSMRYEVFQLARENSLSFCQVYLQCSLELCLSRNQTRPHPVPADVISEMNKRLVAPNSQKNSWENNSITLDTTNTLTVNDIQRVMECIRSAFNNPLSPIEDNTEQKEADRQKCAASILHQTDQACRRLISEAMKTARDNRVPSDTMKTLAAQLNESKNRFLHNLRTQSLQQSPFTPEEDINVDLVVKRAVGLFGHETKEIMSTVINSDS from the exons ATGGCAGAGGTAGAGAGCAGGAGAGACGATCCAGCACCGGTTTGTATCTGCGTGTTGTGCGGACTTCCCGCTGCAGGTAAATCCACCTTGTCGCGCGCGGTGAGTCGCGGAGCCGCGAAGTTCGGCTGGAGGGCCACTGTGGTCACCTACGACGACCTGATCCCAGACCCGGCTTTCCTCACCGAACTTCCTGTGAACCCTGTTGATCTCCAAGAACCG CAGACTCAATGGAAGTCCCAGAGACAGGCTGTACTGCACTGCATAGAACAATTTTTGAAGAATCCTCGAGTGTTTCCCGAGTTTCCAGGTGGTTGTCAATTCATGGGTTCAAATCCGCGGACGCCGTCAGAGCGTGTATATCATTTGGACGAGGCACCCATCCTCTTGCTTCTTGACGACAACTTCTACTACCCCAGCATGAGATATGAGGTTTTCCAGCTGGCAAGAGAGA ATTCGCTGAGCTTCTGCCAGGTCTATCTCCAGTGCAGCTTGGAGTTGTGCCTCAGCAGAAACCAAACCCGACCTCACCCTGTTCCTGCTGACGTTATATCAGAGATGAATAAGAGATTGGTGGCACCCAATTCTCAAAAAAATTCCTGGGAAAACAACAGCATCACACTCGACACTACAAACACTCTGACAGTGAATGACAT TCAGAGAGTTATGGAATGTATCCGATCTGCGTTTAACAATCCCCTGAGCCCAATTGAGGACAACACTGAACAGAAG GAAGCAGACCGCCAGAAGTGTGCTGCGAGCATCCTTCACCAGACCGACCAAGCTTGTCGACGTTTAATTTCGGAGGCGATGAAGACTGCAAGAG ATAACCGGGTGCCTTCTGACACCATGAAGACCTTAGCAGCTCAGCTGAATGAATCCAAAAACAGATTTCTTCATAACCTACGGACTCAGTCCCTTCAGCAATCACCTTTCACCCCAGAGGAGGACATCAATGTGGACCTTGTGGTGAAAAGAGCTGTCGGCTTGTTTGGCCATGAGACCAAGGAAATTATGTCTACCGTTATAAATAGTGATTCCTAA
- the LOC128748545 gene encoding L-seryl-tRNA(Sec) kinase isoform X2, translating to MAEVESRRDDPAPVCICVLCGLPAAGKSTLSRAVSRGAAKFGWRATVVTYDDLIPDPAFLTELPVNPVDLQEPTQWKSQRQAVLHCIEQFLKNPRVFPEFPGGCQFMGSNPRTPSERVYHLDEAPILLLLDDNFYYPSMRYEVFQLARENSLSFCQVYLQCSLELCLSRNQTRPHPVPADVISEMNKRLVAPNSQKNSWENNSITLDTTNTLTVNDIQRVMECIRSAFNNPLSPIEDNTEQKEADRQKCAASILHQTDQACRRLISEAMKTARDNRVPSDTMKTLAAQLNESKNRFLHNLRTQSLQQSPFTPEEDINVDLVVKRAVGLFGHETKEIMSTVINSDS from the exons ATGGCAGAGGTAGAGAGCAGGAGAGACGATCCAGCACCGGTTTGTATCTGCGTGTTGTGCGGACTTCCCGCTGCAGGTAAATCCACCTTGTCGCGCGCGGTGAGTCGCGGAGCCGCGAAGTTCGGCTGGAGGGCCACTGTGGTCACCTACGACGACCTGATCCCAGACCCGGCTTTCCTCACCGAACTTCCTGTGAACCCTGTTGATCTCCAAGAACCG ACTCAATGGAAGTCCCAGAGACAGGCTGTACTGCACTGCATAGAACAATTTTTGAAGAATCCTCGAGTGTTTCCCGAGTTTCCAGGTGGTTGTCAATTCATGGGTTCAAATCCGCGGACGCCGTCAGAGCGTGTATATCATTTGGACGAGGCACCCATCCTCTTGCTTCTTGACGACAACTTCTACTACCCCAGCATGAGATATGAGGTTTTCCAGCTGGCAAGAGAGA ATTCGCTGAGCTTCTGCCAGGTCTATCTCCAGTGCAGCTTGGAGTTGTGCCTCAGCAGAAACCAAACCCGACCTCACCCTGTTCCTGCTGACGTTATATCAGAGATGAATAAGAGATTGGTGGCACCCAATTCTCAAAAAAATTCCTGGGAAAACAACAGCATCACACTCGACACTACAAACACTCTGACAGTGAATGACAT TCAGAGAGTTATGGAATGTATCCGATCTGCGTTTAACAATCCCCTGAGCCCAATTGAGGACAACACTGAACAGAAG GAAGCAGACCGCCAGAAGTGTGCTGCGAGCATCCTTCACCAGACCGACCAAGCTTGTCGACGTTTAATTTCGGAGGCGATGAAGACTGCAAGAG ATAACCGGGTGCCTTCTGACACCATGAAGACCTTAGCAGCTCAGCTGAATGAATCCAAAAACAGATTTCTTCATAACCTACGGACTCAGTCCCTTCAGCAATCACCTTTCACCCCAGAGGAGGACATCAATGTGGACCTTGTGGTGAAAAGAGCTGTCGGCTTGTTTGGCCATGAGACCAAGGAAATTATGTCTACCGTTATAAATAGTGATTCCTAA